Proteins from a single region of Streptomyces sp. Tu 3180:
- a CDS encoding SurA N-terminal domain-containing protein produces MHRRRRTALLLTAAIAAAAPLLTACGNDAHPGAAAVVGDQRITVSQLENRVEEVRAAHRAAVPDEAQYEQAVARTGSLTRDTLHGMVLDRVLQHAARDAGVTVTPREVQRMRSGLEEQAGGAEALEAAWLQQYGVPPRRLDENLRLQLEAQKLAERLGTDTGRPEFWKALSEAGKDLGIDLNPRYGTWDVEKSSRVDARTPWVRDVTPAGTPQPL; encoded by the coding sequence TTGCACCGCCGCCGTCGCACCGCGCTCCTGCTCACCGCCGCGATCGCCGCGGCGGCTCCCCTGCTCACCGCCTGCGGAAACGACGCGCATCCGGGTGCGGCGGCCGTCGTCGGAGACCAGCGGATCACCGTGTCGCAGCTGGAGAACCGGGTCGAGGAGGTCCGTGCGGCCCACCGGGCGGCCGTGCCGGACGAGGCCCAGTACGAGCAGGCCGTCGCCCGCACCGGCAGCCTCACCCGCGACACCCTGCACGGCATGGTCCTGGACCGGGTGCTGCAGCACGCCGCGCGCGACGCCGGCGTGACCGTCACCCCCCGGGAGGTCCAGCGGATGCGGTCCGGGCTGGAGGAGCAGGCCGGCGGCGCCGAGGCGCTCGAGGCGGCCTGGCTGCAGCAGTACGGCGTGCCGCCGCGGCGCCTCGACGAGAACCTCCGCCTCCAGCTCGAGGCGCAGAAGCTCGCCGAGCGGCTCGGCACCGACACCGGCCGGCCCGAGTTCTGGAAGGCGCTGTCCGAGGCGGGCAAGGACCTCGGCATCGACCTCAACCCGCGCTACGGCACCTGGGACGTGGAGAAGAGCAGCCGGGTCGACGCCAGGACCCCGTGGGTGCGGGACGTCACGCCGGCCGGGACCCCGCAGCCCCTGTGA
- a CDS encoding cytochrome P450: MTDQHQHQSRPESPESPGNPGSPGNSAPELFTWEFASDPYPAYAWLREHAPVHRTRLPSGVEAWLVTRYADARQTLADPRLSKNPAHHDEPAHARGRTGIPGERKAELMTHLLNIDPPDHTRLRRLVSKAFTPRRVAEFAPRVQQLTDGLIDRFAGGGSADLIHEFAFPLPIHAICDLLGVPREDQDDFRDWAGMMIRHQGGPRGGVARSVKKMRGYLADLIHRKREALPAEPAPGEDLISGLIRASDHGEHLTENEAAAMAFILLFAGFETTVNLIGNGTYALLTHPGQRDRLQRSLAAGERALLETGVEELLRYDGPVELATWRFATEPVTIGGQRVAAGDPVLVVLAAADRDPERFADPDVLDLGRRDNQHLGYGHGIHYCLGAPLARLEGQTALATLLTRLPDLRLAVDPAELRWRGGLIMRGLRTLPVEFTPPAA, encoded by the coding sequence GTGACCGACCAGCACCAGCACCAGTCCCGGCCCGAGAGCCCGGAGAGCCCGGGAAACCCGGGGAGCCCCGGGAACAGCGCCCCCGAACTCTTCACCTGGGAGTTCGCGAGCGATCCCTACCCCGCCTACGCCTGGCTGCGCGAGCACGCGCCCGTGCACCGGACGCGGCTGCCCAGCGGGGTCGAGGCCTGGCTGGTCACCCGGTACGCCGACGCCCGGCAGACCCTCGCCGACCCCCGCCTGTCCAAGAACCCGGCGCACCACGACGAGCCCGCGCACGCCAGGGGCAGGACCGGCATCCCCGGTGAGCGCAAGGCGGAGCTGATGACGCATCTGCTCAACATCGACCCGCCGGACCACACCCGGCTGCGCCGGCTGGTCAGCAAGGCGTTCACGCCGCGCCGCGTCGCCGAGTTCGCGCCCCGGGTGCAGCAGCTCACCGACGGGCTCATCGACCGGTTCGCGGGCGGCGGCTCCGCCGACCTCATCCACGAGTTCGCCTTCCCCCTCCCCATTCACGCCATCTGCGACCTGCTGGGCGTCCCCCGGGAGGACCAGGACGACTTCCGGGACTGGGCGGGCATGATGATCCGTCACCAGGGCGGCCCGAGGGGCGGGGTGGCGCGGTCCGTGAAGAAGATGCGCGGCTACCTCGCCGACCTCATCCACCGCAAGCGCGAGGCCCTGCCCGCCGAGCCCGCCCCCGGCGAGGACCTCATCTCCGGGCTCATCCGCGCCTCCGACCACGGTGAGCACCTCACCGAGAACGAGGCCGCCGCGATGGCGTTCATCCTGCTGTTCGCCGGTTTCGAGACCACCGTCAACCTCATCGGCAACGGCACCTACGCCCTGCTCACCCATCCCGGGCAGCGCGACCGCCTGCAGAGGTCGCTGGCCGCCGGGGAACGCGCGCTGCTGGAGACCGGTGTCGAGGAACTGCTGCGCTACGACGGCCCGGTGGAGCTCGCCACCTGGCGGTTCGCCACCGAGCCGGTCACCATCGGCGGGCAGCGCGTCGCGGCCGGCGACCCGGTCCTCGTCGTCCTGGCCGCCGCGGACCGGGACCCGGAACGGTTCGCCGACCCGGACGTGCTCGACCTCGGCCGGCGCGACAACCAGCACCTGGGGTACGGCCACGGCATCCACTACTGCCTGGGCGCGCCGCTGGCCCGTCTGGAGGGCCAGACCGCGCTCGCCACGCTGCTGACCCGCCTGCCGGACCTCCGGCTCGCGGTGGACCCCGCCGAACTGCGCTGGCGCGGCGGGCTCATCATGCGCGGACTGCGCACCCTGCCGGTGGAGTTCACCCCACCGGCGGCCTGA
- a CDS encoding serine/threonine-protein kinase — MSTLIGQGGMGQVWTAYDKRLDRRVAVKLLRPDKVAGQEADELRRRFVRECRVTAQVDHPGLVTVHDAGSEGEELFLVMQYVDGADLGDHLAEHDPYPWQWTVAVAAQLCAVLSAVHAVPIVHRDLKPRNVMVKQDGTVTVLDLGVASVMDSDTTRLTHTGSPIGSPAYMAPEQAMGGAVGPYTDLYALGVLMHELLSGDVPFAGSTALGVLHRHLYEPPLPVRRIRPEVPEALEALVLRLLAKDPQHRPDSAQEVYEHLALLLPARGTPTGAPLDPTRPFLRPHAPWPDRARTPAPRPAPAAPPAPVAEKADVAAAVDEVKRLLGEGRITQAVDILGAILPVAAEQHGEHSPVVRTLRKQYAATLLDDGQYRRALPELRRLADERAAEAGQADPQSLRYRYEAAQCLEQLGEPAAALAEYRALLAYYENQYVAAGDPQLAHDVRRRIGHLLLALGDRAAAHDTLVRLLHDVERVQGPGHPMAAEIRRTLQWLGQVHG; from the coding sequence CTGTCCACGCTCATCGGACAGGGCGGCATGGGGCAGGTCTGGACGGCCTACGACAAGCGGCTGGACCGGCGCGTGGCGGTGAAGCTGCTGCGCCCCGACAAGGTGGCCGGGCAGGAGGCCGACGAACTGCGCCGCCGCTTCGTGCGCGAGTGCCGGGTGACCGCACAGGTCGACCACCCGGGCCTGGTCACCGTGCACGACGCGGGCAGCGAGGGCGAGGAGCTGTTCCTCGTCATGCAGTACGTCGACGGCGCCGACCTCGGCGACCACCTCGCCGAACACGACCCGTACCCGTGGCAGTGGACCGTGGCGGTGGCCGCGCAGCTGTGCGCGGTCCTCAGCGCCGTGCACGCCGTGCCGATCGTCCACCGCGACCTCAAGCCGCGCAACGTGATGGTGAAGCAGGACGGCACGGTCACCGTGCTCGACCTCGGTGTCGCCTCCGTCATGGACAGCGACACCACGCGTCTGACGCACACCGGCTCGCCCATCGGCTCGCCCGCCTACATGGCCCCCGAGCAGGCGATGGGCGGCGCGGTCGGCCCGTACACGGACCTGTACGCGCTCGGCGTGCTCATGCACGAGCTGCTCAGCGGCGACGTGCCGTTCGCGGGCTCGACGGCGCTCGGCGTGCTGCACCGGCACCTGTACGAGCCGCCGCTGCCCGTACGCCGGATCCGCCCCGAGGTCCCCGAGGCCCTGGAGGCGCTGGTGCTGCGCCTGCTCGCCAAGGACCCGCAGCACCGCCCGGACTCCGCGCAGGAGGTCTACGAGCACCTGGCGCTGCTGCTGCCCGCGCGGGGCACGCCCACCGGGGCGCCCCTCGACCCCACCCGCCCCTTCCTGCGCCCGCACGCCCCCTGGCCGGACCGCGCGCGCACGCCCGCGCCCCGGCCCGCCCCCGCCGCGCCGCCCGCGCCGGTGGCGGAGAAGGCCGACGTCGCCGCCGCCGTCGACGAGGTCAAGCGGCTGCTCGGCGAGGGCCGGATCACCCAGGCCGTCGACATCCTCGGCGCGATCCTGCCCGTCGCCGCCGAACAGCACGGCGAGCACTCCCCGGTCGTGCGCACCCTGCGCAAGCAGTACGCGGCCACCCTCCTGGACGACGGCCAGTACCGGCGCGCGCTGCCCGAACTGCGCCGCCTCGCCGACGAACGCGCCGCCGAGGCCGGCCAGGCCGACCCGCAGTCCCTGCGCTACCGCTACGAGGCCGCCCAGTGCCTGGAGCAGCTCGGCGAACCGGCGGCGGCGCTCGCCGAGTACCGGGCGCTGCTGGCGTACTACGAGAACCAGTACGTGGCGGCCGGCGACCCGCAGCTCGCCCACGACGTCCGCCGCCGCATCGGCCACCTCCTGCTCGCCCTCGGCGACCGCGCCGCCGCGCACGACACGCTGGTGCGGCTGCTGCACGACGTGGAACGCGTCCAGGGCCCCGGGCACCCGATGGCCGCGGAGATCCGGCGGACGCTGCAGTGGCTGGGGCAGGTGCACGGATAG
- a CDS encoding nucleoside triphosphate pyrophosphohydrolase, with protein MNATSTAPRSEAAPGRVVLLTTSHRVAPGLLSWPAWQALHAADRVLCADGAHPQLPYLREAGIRVEEASPTAQDLVDACAGGRTVVVVATGEGEPALTDGLARLAGSGRVRMPELELLPASYDLPGARLLDLVQVMDRIRAECPWSSRQTHRGLAKYGIEEAYELVEAIEEGDRDELREELGDVLLQVVFHARIAEEHPEEPFSVDDVAGGIVAKLIHRHPHVFGDATATTPEEVKEHWLRTKAVEKRRTSVTEGIPLGQPGLALAAKLASRVRTAGLDVPLPRAEGVGYDLLALAVRAEEEGVDPEAALRAAARAYRDAVRAAEGVGE; from the coding sequence GTGAACGCAACCAGCACCGCCCCCCGCTCCGAGGCCGCCCCCGGCCGCGTCGTCCTGCTCACCACCAGCCACCGCGTCGCGCCCGGCCTGCTGTCCTGGCCGGCCTGGCAGGCCCTGCACGCGGCCGACCGGGTGCTGTGCGCGGACGGCGCGCACCCGCAGCTGCCGTACCTGCGCGAGGCGGGGATACGGGTCGAGGAGGCGTCCCCGACCGCCCAGGACCTGGTGGACGCCTGCGCCGGCGGGCGGACGGTGGTGGTCGTGGCCACGGGCGAGGGCGAGCCCGCCCTGACCGACGGGCTGGCGCGCCTGGCCGGGTCCGGCCGGGTCCGGATGCCCGAGCTGGAGCTGCTGCCCGCCTCCTACGACCTGCCGGGGGCCCGGCTGCTCGACCTGGTGCAGGTCATGGACCGCATCCGCGCCGAGTGCCCCTGGTCCTCCCGGCAGACCCACCGGGGCCTGGCGAAGTACGGCATCGAGGAGGCGTACGAACTCGTCGAGGCCATCGAGGAGGGCGACCGGGACGAACTGCGCGAGGAGCTGGGGGACGTCCTCCTCCAGGTCGTCTTCCACGCCCGGATCGCCGAGGAGCACCCCGAGGAGCCCTTCTCCGTCGACGACGTGGCCGGCGGCATCGTCGCCAAGCTCATCCACCGCCACCCCCACGTCTTCGGCGACGCGACGGCGACCACCCCCGAGGAGGTCAAGGAGCACTGGCTGCGCACCAAGGCGGTGGAGAAGCGGCGCACCTCGGTCACCGAGGGCATCCCCCTCGGCCAGCCCGGACTGGCCCTCGCCGCCAAACTCGCCTCCCGCGTCCGCACGGCGGGCCTGGACGTCCCCCTGCCCCGGGCGGAGGGCGTCGGCTACGACCTGCTCGCCCTCGCGGTGCGGGCCGAGGAGGAGGGCGTCGACCCGGAGGCGGCGCTGCGCGCGGCGGCCCGGGCCTACCGGGACGCGGTGCGGGCCGCCGAGGGAGTGGGGGAGTAG